One Onychostoma macrolepis isolate SWU-2019 chromosome 15, ASM1243209v1, whole genome shotgun sequence DNA segment encodes these proteins:
- the LOC131554035 gene encoding uncharacterized protein LOC131554035 → MSESQAKSQLFVINRVTSQLISQSLAPPQLISQSHFTSQLISQSYFTSTLISQSHSSTSTLISQSHSSTSPLTFQSRVTSPLTFQSRVTSPLTFQSRVTSPLTFQSRVTSPLTFQSRVTSPLTFQSRVTSPLTFQSWVTSGLRHTDHQVVPSSQSLLIRCGAPLICRGGLLLCLLHRGGLRPCLLCTGGLLPCLHRHGGLLPCLLHPGGLLLRLLHPGGLRSLLLRPGGLQLHRLLPGGLQFR, encoded by the exons atgtcagagagtcaagccaagtcacagttgtTCGTCATCAATCGAGTCACGTCTCAACTGATCTCCCAGAGTCTTGCCCCGCCTCagctgatctcccagagtcacttcacgtctcagctgatctcccagAGTTACTTCACGTCTAcgctgatctcccagagtcacagcagcacgtctacgctgatctcccagagtcacagcagcacgtctccgctgaccttccagagtcgggtcacgtctccgctgaccttccagagtcgggtcacgtctccgctgaccttccagagtcgggtcacgtctccgctgaccttccagagtcgggtcacgtctccgctgaccttccagagtcgggtcacgtctccgctgaccttccagagtcgggtcacgtctccgctgaccttccagagttgggtcacgtccgggctgaGACAcacagatcatcaag TTGTCCCTAGTTCGCAGTCCCTGCTGATCCGTTGTGGTGCTCCCCTGATCtgccgtggtggtcttctgctctgtCTGCTCCACCGTGGAGGTCTCCGGCCCTGTCTACTCTgcactggtgggctcctgccCTGTCTGCACCGCCATGGAGGTCTTCTGCCCTGTCTgctccaccctggtgggctcctgctccgtctactccaccctggtgggctccggtctcttctgctccgccctggtggacTCCAGCTCCATCGGCTCCTCCCTGGTGGACTCCAGTTCCGTTGA